From the Bacillus sp. (in: firmicutes) genome, one window contains:
- a CDS encoding UDP-N-acetylmuramoyl-tripeptide--D-alanyl-D-alanine ligase, translated as MKWLTLNEIVAQTGGVFVQGKGNPLIKNVVTKRYKIGHHTLLIDLYTKRKVDSKLFKKYNEVVVMTEKPHHFTHLGEKVIVVQVDNIDETYWNFIDYYRNLFDIPIIGITGTCGKTTTKEMITHILKKRYKVQSTYKSFNGGHRNHRYLLGIDEDTGAAVIEMGVDRPGDILFYLQYFRPQIRVLLNIDVYHLVGCETPERYLKAKAELLHDFDPNYNTLILNADDENIRQIDISHIQNNIVYFGMRDGCHFQATDVSYEKKGMKFTLHHQHQTYSVYVPGYGKHNVYNALASIAATCSAGVEIKEACERLASFQPVMEHLEFREGINGSTIIDDTWNVTPLSMETALQVLKEVADTKKKIALLGYMPQLGEGEYAKNEYERIGRKVMESNVDYLIVVGEEAKEIAKEALKCGMNPNNVYFAEDGTDILNILEPLLSNETIVLLKIPHRVMVQDSFKQLKSTIIES; from the coding sequence GTGAAATGGCTTACTTTGAACGAGATAGTGGCACAAACTGGGGGAGTATTCGTCCAAGGGAAAGGAAATCCGCTCATTAAGAATGTGGTGACAAAGCGATATAAAATCGGTCATCATACATTGCTCATTGATTTATATACAAAAAGGAAAGTTGATTCCAAGCTCTTTAAAAAGTATAACGAAGTGGTGGTCATGACGGAAAAACCGCATCATTTTACCCATCTAGGAGAAAAAGTAATAGTGGTCCAAGTAGATAATATCGACGAAACGTACTGGAATTTTATTGATTATTATCGGAACCTTTTTGATATTCCGATTATTGGAATCACGGGGACATGCGGGAAAACGACGACAAAGGAAATGATTACCCACATCCTTAAAAAAAGATATAAAGTGCAATCCACGTATAAGAGCTTTAATGGTGGCCATAGAAATCATCGCTATTTATTAGGAATCGATGAGGATACGGGGGCGGCAGTTATTGAAATGGGGGTCGACCGACCAGGAGATATTTTATTTTATCTTCAATATTTTCGACCTCAAATTCGCGTCTTGTTAAATATTGATGTCTATCATTTAGTTGGATGTGAAACACCTGAACGTTATTTAAAAGCAAAAGCAGAATTACTGCATGATTTCGATCCAAATTACAATACGTTGATTTTAAATGCAGATGATGAGAACATTCGTCAAATTGATATCAGCCATATCCAAAATAACATTGTTTATTTCGGCATGAGGGATGGTTGTCATTTTCAAGCGACTGATGTGTCTTATGAGAAAAAAGGGATGAAATTTACGTTGCATCATCAACATCAGACGTATTCAGTGTATGTCCCTGGATACGGCAAGCATAATGTATACAATGCGCTCGCTTCTATTGCGGCCACATGTAGTGCAGGAGTGGAAATCAAGGAAGCGTGTGAACGACTTGCATCCTTTCAACCAGTCATGGAACATTTGGAATTTCGAGAGGGAATCAATGGGAGTACCATCATCGATGATACATGGAACGTCACTCCACTATCGATGGAAACAGCGCTACAAGTGTTGAAGGAGGTAGCTGATACAAAAAAGAAAATCGCTTTATTAGGGTATATGCCACAGTTAGGAGAAGGGGAATACGCAAAAAATGAGTATGAACGAATTGGAAGAAAAGTAATGGAATCGAATGTAGATTATTTGATTGTTGTTGGAGAAGAAGCGAAGGAAATTGCGAAGGAAGCTCTTAAATGTGGCATGAATCCAAACAATGTTTATTTTGCGGAGGATGGAACAGACATTTTGAATATATTAGAACCTTTATTAAGTAACGAAACAATCGTCTTGTTAAAAATTCCTCATCGAGTCATGGTTCAAGACTCTTTTAAACAATTAAAAAGTACGATCATCGAGTCATGA
- the msrB gene encoding peptide-methionine (R)-S-oxide reductase MsrB has protein sequence MAHQLATFAGGCFWCMVEPFEEKPGIISVISGYSGGWKENPTYKEVCSGTTGHYEVVQITYDPELISYETLLDIYWKSIDPTDEGGQFNDRGQSYQTAIFYHTEEQRIAAEKSKKHLEEHSPFNKPIVTKILPAKPFYPAEEYHQNFHKKNPFRYALYKKGSGREDYLKKHWEDQKKKEELKKRLTPMQYEVTQNNGTEPPFQNEYWDHFEEGIYVDVVTGYPLFSSKDKFDSGCGWPSFSKPILKGAIEEKIDLSHGMVRTEVRSKDSDSHLGHVFNDGPKELGGLRYCINSAALRFIPKEKMEEEGYGDYLILFK, from the coding sequence ATGGCGCATCAATTAGCAACGTTTGCCGGAGGATGCTTTTGGTGTATGGTCGAACCTTTTGAGGAAAAACCAGGAATTATTTCCGTCATTTCCGGATATTCCGGTGGATGGAAAGAAAATCCGACGTATAAAGAAGTATGCAGCGGTACAACCGGCCATTACGAAGTTGTACAAATTACGTATGACCCAGAATTAATTAGCTATGAAACGTTATTAGACATTTATTGGAAAAGTATTGACCCAACCGATGAAGGAGGCCAATTTAACGACCGTGGCCAATCCTATCAAACCGCTATATTTTATCATACGGAAGAACAACGTATAGCTGCTGAAAAATCAAAGAAGCATCTTGAAGAACACAGCCCGTTTAATAAACCAATTGTCACGAAAATATTACCGGCAAAACCATTCTATCCAGCGGAAGAATATCATCAAAACTTTCATAAGAAAAACCCATTTCGTTATGCTCTTTACAAAAAAGGTTCGGGCCGCGAAGACTATTTAAAAAAACATTGGGAAGATCAAAAGAAAAAAGAAGAGTTAAAAAAGAGATTAACACCGATGCAATACGAAGTCACCCAAAATAATGGAACGGAACCACCATTCCAAAACGAATATTGGGACCATTTTGAAGAAGGCATTTACGTCGATGTCGTCACTGGGTACCCGCTCTTTAGCTCCAAAGATAAGTTTGACTCTGGTTGTGGTTGGCCGAGCTTCTCGAAACCAATTCTTAAAGGGGCGATAGAAGAAAAAATTGACTTAAGCCACGGAATGGTACGCACGGAAGTCCGAAGTAAAGATTCTGACAGCCATCTTGGTCACGTCTTCAATGACGGCCCAAAAGAACTTGGTGGACTCCGTTACTGCATTAATTCTGCCGCCCTTCGTTTTATCCCAAAAGAGAAGATGGAAGAAGAAGGATATGGAGATTATTTGATTTTGTTTAAGTAA
- a CDS encoding sulfurtransferase TusA family protein has product MEVTKVVDAKGLACPMPIVRTKKAMDELKSGEVLEVHTTDHGAKNDLTAWAQSTGHELLKHEEDNGVLKFWIKKRYGKWEVSVKTSHFYYLNKIK; this is encoded by the coding sequence ATGGAAGTAACAAAAGTAGTAGATGCGAAAGGGTTAGCTTGTCCGATGCCAATTGTTAGAACGAAAAAAGCGATGGATGAACTAAAATCAGGGGAAGTGCTTGAAGTTCACACAACGGATCATGGTGCGAAGAACGATTTAACCGCCTGGGCACAATCAACTGGTCATGAATTATTAAAACATGAAGAAGACAATGGGGTATTGAAGTTTTGGATTAAGAAAAGGTATGGCAAATGGGAAGTCTCCGTTAAGACTTCCCATTTTTATTACTTAAACAAAATCAAATAA
- a CDS encoding sulfurtransferase TusA family protein, producing the protein MKNLKANVTVDAKGLACPMPIVKTKKAINELEAGQVLEVQATDKGSKVDIKVWAESTGHQYLGTVEDGEVLKHYLRKSSNEETIERKYPNVITNEELEKKLEANETIVVLDVREAAEYAFNHIPNAISIPLGELEQRVHELNKDDEIYIVCRTGNRSDLAAQKLTEHGFTKVYNVVPGMSQWTGMTSGINR; encoded by the coding sequence ATGAAAAACTTAAAAGCAAATGTAACGGTTGATGCGAAAGGTTTAGCATGTCCCATGCCGATTGTAAAAACAAAAAAAGCGATAAATGAATTAGAGGCAGGTCAAGTGTTGGAAGTTCAAGCAACTGATAAAGGATCCAAAGTAGATATAAAAGTATGGGCAGAGAGTACTGGTCATCAATATTTAGGGACGGTGGAAGATGGAGAGGTGTTAAAACATTATTTAAGAAAGTCTTCCAATGAAGAAACGATCGAAAGAAAGTACCCAAACGTGATTACTAATGAGGAACTGGAAAAGAAACTGGAAGCGAACGAAACAATCGTTGTTCTCGATGTTCGAGAGGCTGCTGAGTATGCTTTTAATCATATTCCAAACGCAATTTCCATTCCTTTGGGTGAATTAGAGCAGCGTGTACATGAATTAAACAAAGATGATGAAATTTATATAGTTTGTCGGACTGGGAACCGTAGCGATTTAGCCGCTCAAAAGTTAACAGAGCATGGATTTACAAAAGTGTACAATGTCGTTCCAGGTATGAGCCAATGGACAGGAATGACAAGTGGAATCAATCGTTAA
- a CDS encoding DsrE/DsrF/DrsH-like family protein: MSEKKKTNIILFSGDYDKAMAAYIIANGAAAYDHDVTIFHTFWGLNALRKDEAVSVKKGFIEKMFAKLMPRGANQMGLSKMNFAGFGPKMIKSIMKKHNAMPLPQLIELAQEQGVKLVACTMTMDLLGLKKEELLDGIEYAGVAAYLADAEEGQVNLFI, from the coding sequence ATGTCAGAAAAGAAAAAAACAAACATTATTTTATTTAGTGGTGATTACGATAAAGCGATGGCAGCTTATATTATCGCTAATGGAGCAGCGGCGTATGATCACGATGTTACGATTTTCCATACGTTTTGGGGACTTAACGCGTTACGGAAAGACGAAGCTGTATCAGTTAAGAAAGGATTTATCGAAAAAATGTTTGCTAAACTTATGCCAAGAGGGGCCAATCAAATGGGTCTATCCAAAATGAATTTTGCAGGATTTGGTCCGAAAATGATTAAAAGTATTATGAAAAAACATAATGCGATGCCATTACCACAATTAATCGAATTGGCCCAAGAACAAGGGGTTAAGCTAGTCGCTTGCACCATGACGATGGATTTACTTGGTTTAAAAAAAGAGGAACTGTTAGATGGCATTGAATATGCAGGGGTAGCGGCCTACTTAGCTGATGCAGAAGAAGGTCAAGTCAACTTATTTATCTAA
- a CDS encoding peptide ABC transporter substrate-binding protein — protein MKLFSTFIFSIFFLTACMNGINPKEHVGEIYRLALDEMMGKDTALNSHMKYIAIDLGNFVELNEQDKKEIFRFFEKKYKVKVMEASFAELKEKGLYNPDTMVLDGVLLKLDKVSFKFNKNILFEGSKYRSGTGAIGIEITVYYKDGKWQIKESEMTWIS, from the coding sequence ATGAAATTATTTTCAACATTTATTTTCTCTATATTTTTTCTGACTGCATGTATGAATGGAATTAATCCAAAAGAACATGTAGGGGAAATATATCGTCTGGCCTTAGACGAAATGATGGGAAAAGATACAGCATTAAATAGCCATATGAAATACATCGCTATTGATTTGGGTAATTTCGTTGAATTGAACGAACAAGATAAGAAAGAAATATTCCGTTTTTTCGAAAAAAAGTACAAAGTTAAGGTTATGGAAGCTTCATTTGCAGAACTGAAAGAAAAAGGTTTATATAATCCAGATACAATGGTCTTGGATGGTGTGCTTCTAAAACTTGATAAGGTTTCTTTTAAATTTAACAAAAATATCTTATTTGAAGGTTCCAAGTATCGTTCTGGAACTGGTGCCATCGGTATAGAAATTACTGTTTATTATAAAGATGGAAAATGGCAAATTAAAGAATCTGAAATGACTTGGATTAGCTAG
- the lpdA gene encoding dihydrolipoyl dehydrogenase — MVVGELAHERDVIIIGGGPGGYHAAIRAAQLGLSVTLIEKNELGGICLNQGCIPSKVFAHAAKQIGEKQHFEQLGIEFKTTSLNIEKLQNYKQNIIKQLRQGVETLCKANKIELIKGKASFLSEDRLGVETHFAFDVYRFQHVIIATGASLVSPSFVTIDHDRILNAFSIYQLNTVPEHLMVYGNDYISLEVAMSYHAFGSKVTLILEDDFPFDPSINRELQRLLKKRKIKIYQKSTIHKVEHALKTVQVVLITSEGSTTTIEGSHLFVSSRTKSNIEELGIDKLGIKLTETGFIDVNHKGQTSLENIFAIGDVTEGPALAVKAIKQGKVAAETIAGLDSEVDLTFMPTIVHSIPPIASVGLTAKEAKEQYECIHVGQFPLRANGFASIIGQKEGFIKVLTDAKTDLVVGIHMMGSGAIELISSGIIGLENVARDEDMKFPLYPHPSINEGLLEAVEALKGEAIHLPPNKQQHKTKVNEAVSQ; from the coding sequence ATGGTTGTTGGTGAACTAGCTCATGAACGAGATGTGATCATTATTGGTGGCGGGCCAGGAGGATATCATGCGGCCATACGTGCCGCTCAGCTAGGTTTGTCCGTCACATTAATTGAAAAAAATGAGCTCGGGGGAATTTGTCTTAACCAAGGATGTATCCCATCAAAAGTTTTTGCGCATGCGGCTAAACAAATAGGAGAAAAACAGCATTTCGAACAATTAGGAATCGAGTTCAAAACTACGTCATTGAATATAGAAAAATTACAAAACTATAAGCAAAATATAATAAAACAACTACGTCAAGGTGTGGAAACACTATGTAAAGCAAATAAAATCGAACTCATTAAAGGAAAAGCTTCATTTTTGTCGGAAGATCGTCTCGGAGTGGAAACCCATTTTGCCTTTGATGTTTATCGCTTCCAACATGTGATTATCGCGACAGGAGCCTCACTTGTTTCTCCATCTTTTGTTACTATTGACCATGATCGTATACTAAATGCTTTTTCTATTTATCAGTTGAATACGGTACCTGAGCATTTAATGGTTTATGGTAATGATTATATTTCGTTAGAAGTAGCCATGAGTTATCATGCTTTCGGTTCGAAAGTTACCTTAATTCTCGAAGACGATTTCCCATTTGACCCATCCATTAATCGAGAGCTTCAGCGTCTCTTGAAAAAAAGAAAAATAAAAATCTATCAAAAAAGCACCATACACAAAGTCGAGCACGCATTAAAGACTGTTCAAGTAGTGTTGATTACTAGTGAAGGAAGTACGACAACGATCGAAGGATCGCACTTATTTGTATCAAGTCGTACGAAATCCAATATAGAAGAATTAGGAATCGACAAGTTGGGAATCAAATTGACCGAAACAGGCTTTATTGACGTCAACCACAAAGGACAGACGTCACTAGAAAATATTTTTGCCATTGGGGATGTAACAGAGGGTCCAGCATTAGCTGTCAAAGCGATAAAACAAGGAAAAGTAGCGGCAGAAACGATCGCCGGTTTGGATTCGGAAGTAGATTTAACCTTTATGCCGACAATTGTTCATTCGATTCCTCCGATTGCAAGTGTCGGACTAACTGCAAAGGAAGCAAAAGAACAATACGAATGCATTCATGTTGGCCAATTTCCATTAAGGGCTAATGGATTTGCTTCTATTATTGGCCAAAAAGAAGGGTTTATCAAAGTGCTAACAGATGCCAAAACAGACTTAGTTGTCGGCATTCATATGATGGGATCTGGAGCAATCGAGCTTATTTCAAGTGGAATCATCGGTCTGGAAAATGTAGCCCGAGATGAAGATATGAAGTTTCCATTGTACCCACATCCGAGTATAAATGAAGGATTGTTAGAAGCAGTTGAAGCGTTAAAGGGAGAAGCTATTCATCTACCACCTAATAAACAACAACATAAAACAAAGGTAAACGAAGCAGTAAGTCAATAG
- a CDS encoding 2-oxo acid dehydrogenase subunit E2 encodes MREGGVEVVEVKLHDIGEGMTDAMIMHYFVKKGDEVKADQPLVEIQTDKMTAEIPAPSSGVISDILIPEGQTVEVGTTLLLLQPTENIVHSEQQRTEKQIPVTISAQNQQIERNVIKQNKKPQRILAAPYTRKIARDHGVDLLLVKGTGPAGRIMDEDVYRFIQTQNHSRKVTKPLESKPQFIEKPSNVQRVEDNRSRPIDESHEQTIIPFRGRRKQIANKMTQSLYRIAHCTHFEEIDVTELNQLRNELKENNMNISATAFFIKALSLALKQFPIFNAKLDEENEVIRLEREHHIGIAVDTNEGLIVPVIKNVEKKSLRQIHDEAKALTKKALENKLSIQDISGGTFTISNVGPLGGSIGATPIINDPEVALVAFHKTKKRPVVTEHDEIVIRQMMNISMSFDHRVADGATAVHFTNYLMKLIENPKLMLVEMV; translated from the coding sequence ATGAGAGAGGGGGGAGTGGAAGTGGTTGAAGTCAAACTTCACGATATTGGAGAAGGAATGACAGATGCTATGATCATGCATTATTTTGTCAAAAAAGGAGATGAAGTAAAAGCAGATCAACCACTGGTCGAAATACAAACGGACAAAATGACTGCGGAAATTCCAGCGCCTTCTTCAGGGGTTATTAGCGATATCCTAATACCTGAAGGTCAAACCGTAGAAGTCGGTACAACCTTACTTTTATTACAGCCAACTGAGAATATCGTTCATAGTGAGCAACAGCGTACTGAAAAACAAATACCAGTAACAATTTCAGCTCAAAATCAGCAAATTGAAAGGAATGTCATAAAACAGAATAAAAAACCACAGCGGATTCTTGCCGCACCTTATACTCGAAAAATTGCACGGGATCATGGGGTAGACTTATTACTTGTTAAAGGAACAGGACCTGCTGGACGTATCATGGATGAAGATGTCTATCGTTTTATTCAAACACAAAACCATAGCAGAAAAGTAACAAAGCCACTGGAAAGTAAGCCTCAATTCATCGAAAAGCCATCAAATGTTCAACGAGTAGAGGACAATCGTTCTCGACCTATAGATGAATCGCACGAACAAACCATCATTCCGTTCCGTGGTAGACGAAAACAAATTGCCAATAAAATGACCCAATCTCTATATCGAATCGCTCATTGTACGCATTTTGAAGAAATAGATGTGACGGAACTGAATCAGCTCCGTAATGAACTTAAAGAAAATAATATGAACATATCTGCCACAGCATTTTTTATTAAAGCCCTTTCCCTCGCCTTAAAACAGTTCCCGATTTTCAATGCGAAATTAGATGAGGAAAACGAAGTCATCCGATTAGAAAGAGAGCATCATATCGGAATTGCTGTAGATACAAATGAAGGGTTAATTGTGCCAGTTATTAAAAATGTTGAGAAGAAATCGTTACGTCAAATCCATGATGAAGCAAAAGCACTCACCAAAAAAGCATTAGAAAATAAATTGTCCATTCAAGACATTTCAGGAGGCACGTTCACCATTAGTAATGTCGGACCACTAGGGGGAAGTATTGGTGCCACACCGATTATTAATGATCCAGAAGTTGCATTAGTTGCCTTCCATAAAACAAAGAAACGACCAGTTGTAACGGAGCATGATGAAATTGTGATCCGCCAAATGATGAATATTTCTATGTCCTTTGACCATCGTGTAGCTGATGGAGCAACTGCAGTCCATTTTACAAACTATTTAATGAAGTTAATTGAAAACCCAAAATTGATGCTTGTGGAGATGGTATAG